The sequence below is a genomic window from Massilia oculi.
GCCAGCGGCACAGTTTCTGTTCGATCGAGCTGTGACGGCCGCCAACGGCGTTCTGGGCCATCTGGGCGAACAGCGCATTGGTGTAGCGCATCAACAGTTGGGGCAGGGCGCCGCCGCGGTTGAAGGCGTCGCGCAGGTATTGGGTCTTGAGGCGGTAGCCGTAGCCCGCGCTCTGGACCACGGCGCTGCAGGTGGCGCGCTCGCCCATGAACAGCGACACGCCGACCGCGCCTTCATGGCCGACCACGGCGATCTCGGTGGTGGCGCCGTCTTCCATCACGTACAGCAGCGACACGATTGCGGTCGTCGGAAAATACACGTATTCCAGTTTGCTGCCATACTCGAACAATTCTTTACCGAACGGCATCGGGACCAGTTCGAGGTGGTCGAACATGTCTTCCAGGTCGGTGCGGGGCAGGGCGGCCAGCAGTTCGTTCTGCTGGGTGCCGCTGTAGCTCACGACCGGTTTCGACGAGGACTTGATTGCCTCACTCGCGGCGGGGACCTGGTTTTTCGATTTTTGGGTGAGACCACCAAACTGAGTGTTGTTCATCTTATGTCCTCTTTTATGTCTATCGTGCGTCGGGGGCGATTCTTTGAGGCTTGTCTTTCTTACCTCATCGCGATGGGTGTACTTTAAGGCTACCGTCTGTTGCCGCACATAAGACGAGTATCCGCCCCCATGTAGGCTCCAAGCATGATGTTGTGTCAGCCCAGTCCTACTGGGGAAGACCGTGCGTTGGCGCACCTTCCGCCGCAAAGTTTCGTTAAAGAATGACGAAATGCCGCATAATTCGCCGGCGCGACCGGCGCATGACGAAGACAGGGCTACGGGGATATGGGGTTGCGGGTATTGCTGGTGGAAGACGATGCGGTGCTGGCCGACGGCCTGCTGCGCGCGCTGCAGGCGCAGGACATGACGGTCACGCAGGTGGCCGACGGCCTGGCTGCCGACCGCGCCCTGCATGAGCCAGGGATCGAGGTCGCCGTGCTCGACATCGGCCTGCCCGGCATCGACGGCTTCGAGGTGGTGCGCCGCCTGCGCGCGCGCGGGGCGGCCACGCCGGTGCTGCTGCTGACGGCGCGCGACGCGGTCGAGGACCGGGTGCGCGGCTTGGAGACCGGCGCCGACGACTACCTCGTGAAACCCTTCGCCACCGCCGAACTGGTGGCCCGCATCCGCGCGCTGGCGCGGCGCCACGCCCCCGTCTCGACGCTCATGACGCTCGCCGGCCTGAGCCTGGACCGCGCCACCCGCCGCGCCCGCGTCGGCGGCAATCCCATCGAGCTGTCGGTCCGCGAATGGGGCGTGCTCGAATACCTGCTGCAGCATGCGGGGCGGGTGGTGTCCAAGCAGCAGATCATCGACGCCATCCTGCCCTGGGGCGAGGACGTGACCCAGAACGCGGTCGAGGTCTATGTGTCGCGCCTGCGCCTGAAGCTCGATGGTTCGGGCGTGGCGATCCGCACCATCCGCGGCTTCGGCTATCTGCTGGAGGCGGCCGAATGATCCTGGTGGCATGAGCAGCATCCGGCTGCGCCTGCTCAAGTGGCTGCTGGGCCCGATCCTGCTGGTCAACCTGGTGCTGGCCGCGCTGGTGACCGGCCTGGCCTGGACCCCGGCCCAGGTCGCTTTCGACGGCGGCTTGCTGGACACCGCCAACAACGTGGCGGCGCGGCTGGCGGCGGGCGCGGCGCCGCAACTGCCTCCCGGCGCGCCAAATGCCGACCGCAGCTGGTTCGTGGTGCGCGACGGGCAGGGCCGCCATCTGGCCGGCGCGGCCGGCTTTCCTGCCTTGCGGCCCGGCGCGGCGCCGTATGACGCCGAGGTCGACGGCGAGCCGGTGCGGGTGGTCGCACTGGCGGTACAGACGACCGACGGCGAGCGCCACCTGGGCGTGGCGCGCACGCTGCGCCAGCGGCTCGAGGTGCGCTCGGCCATCGTGCGCTCGCTGGTGGTGCTGGTGTCGCTCGTGACACTGACCCTGGCCGGCGTGGTCTGGCTGTCGGTCAGCAACGGCCTGCGCCCCCTGGCGCGCATCCGCGCCGAGCTGGCCGCGCGCGGGCCCGGCGACCTGGCGCCGATCCCGCAGGCCAGCGTGCCCTACGAGATCGCGCCGGTGGTCGCCGGCTTCAACGAATTGCTCGACAAGGTCGAAGCCGGCGCGCGCGCCCAGCGCGATTTTCTGGCAGACATGGCGCACCAGCTGCGCACGCCGCTGGCCGGCATGCAGCTGCAGCTCGAGTGGCTGCGCGCGCGCCATGCGCGCGACCCCGACACCGTGGGCTCGCTGGGCATGATGGAACTGGCCAACGAGCGCATGATCCGCCAGGTCAACCAGCTGCTGGCGCTGGCGCGCGCCAGGGAAGGGCGGCCGGACGGCCAGCATGCGCCGCTCGACCTGGCGCAGCTGGTGCAGGAAACGATCCAGTTCTTCGTCGGCCAGGCGGGGGCCAAGGACATCGACCTCGGCTTCGAGCTGGCGCCGGCGCCCGTGAACGGGGACGCGTTCCAGCTGCGCGACCTGGTCGACAACCTGGTCGACAATGCCCTGCGCTACACGCCGCCTGGCGGGCGGGTGACCGTCGGCTGCGCCCGCGAGGGAGAGGCCGTGCTGTTCACGGTCGAGGATTCCGGCCCCGGCATCCCGCCCGCGCGCCGCGCCGCCGTGTTCGAACGCTACGTGCGCCTGGACGACAAGACGACCGGCAGCGGCCTGGGGCTGGCCATCGTGCGCGATATCGCGCTGGCGCATGGCGCGACCGTCCTGCTCGACGATGCCGAGGGTGGCGGCGCCCGCGTCACGGTGCGTTTTGCCGCCGGACCGGCGCGATAAAAGACTTTACAGCGTCGTATTTGCGTCGCTGTCAGGACTTTGTCAGCTTTTCCTCAGGGAAATGAAAGCTTCGTGGGATATCATCCCCCATGGCAACATTGTTGGCGGAATCCGTCCGCCGCCCAGGAGATCCCATGCAGCAGCGCCAGTCCGGCTTCACGCTCGTCGAGCTCATGATCGTGGTCGCGATCATCGGCATCCTCAGCGCGATCGCCGTGCCTTCCTATAACAGCTACGTGATGCGCGCGCGCCTGGTCGAGGCACACGGCGTACTGGCGTCCACCCAGAACAAGCTGGAGCAGTACTGGACCAACTACCACAAGTACGAGGACTTCGACAAGGAAGGCGCCAGCCTCATGCCCGACCCCGGCATGAATTTCGACTACAGCCTGGAAGACGCCACCGCCTCGGCCTATACCCTGGTCGCCACCGGCAAGAACGCCGCCGCCGGCTTCGTCTACACCATCGACCAGGCCGGCCACCGGGCCACGACCGGCGTGCCGGACGGCTGGGTCGACAGCGATGTCTGCTGGGTCGACCGCAAGGAGGGCACGTGCGCCCAGTAGTGTTGCCGGCAAGCGCGGTGCGTGCGAAAGGCTTCACGGCGCTGGAGGCGCTGGTCGTGGTGGCGATCCTCGGCATCCTGCTGGCGGTCGGCATCCCGGGCATGCGCGGCTGGCTGGGCGGCACGACCGCCACCGGCGCGGCCGAGTTCTATGCCGAAGGTTTCCGGCTCGCGCGCAGCCAGGCGCTGGCCAACAACAGCCGTAGCCGCGTGGTGTTCACGGAGAACGCCGGTAGCGGCCAGCTGGACTGGCAGGTCGACGTCTGCTTCCCGGTTCCGGACGATGGCTGCGCCGCCGACAGCGAGCGCTGGTCGACCGTGGACGAGCCGGCGCCGGGGCCGGAAGACGGCAACGTCGAGACCAGCTCGGTCTTTCGCAGCGCCGCCTCGCTGCCGCGCACCACGGCATTGACGGTCACGCCCGACTCCGAAGCACGGTCCGCCTATTTCACCGAGCTGGGCTGGGTCGACGGCGCCAAGCCGGCGCTGATGCGCTTCGACCTCGGCCCCGGCAGCGCCGACGCCGAGGGCGTCTTCACCCCCACCGCCGTGGTGCTGACCCTGGCCGGGGCCGTGGTGACGTGCCGCCCCGACCTGGTCGGCGTCGCCTCCGCTGGCGATGCGCGCAGGTGTCCATGATGCCTCGTCGTTTTTCTCCCATCCGCCAGGCCCAGCGCGGCGTCGCCCTGCTCGAAGCCCTGATCGCCGTCCTGCTGCTGGGGATCGGCCTGGTCGGCACGCTGGCCCTGCAAGTCAATTCCCAGGCAGCCCTGTCCGAGGCAGCCATGCGCGCCGAGGCCACCATCGCCGCCAACGAATTGATCGGCGTGATGAGCACCGACCTGGACCACCTGGACGAGTATGCCCTGGCCAGGGATGCGGAGCCGGGCGAGCGCCTCGAGACCTGGCATGCGGCGCTCGCCGGTCACCTGCCGAACGCGGCCGTCGAGATCAGCGTCACGCCGGCGGCGGACACCGAACGCACCGCCGTCGTGATCGTCATCAAGTGGCGCCGCAGCGAAGCGGCGCAGCAGAACACGCACCGCATCGTCACCTATATGGCGAGGTCGGCATGAGCTCGCGCATGAGCCGGTTCCATCCGCAGCGCATGGCCGGCTTTTCGCTGGTCGAGCTGATGGTCAGCATCGTGATCGGCCTGCTGGCGGTGCTGTTCGCCACCCGCATGATGACCGATGGCGAAACCACCAAGCGCGGCGCCCTGGGCGGATCGGATTCGATGCAGAACGGGATGATGGCGATGTTCTCGATCAGCGGCGACGCCGAGCAGGCCGGCTATGGCCTGAACGATCCGATCCTGAACGGCTGCGATACCCTGTTCACGGACAACAGTGGCTATGCGCTCGCTTCCGCCAGGCGCGACAACGTCGACGTCACGCCGCTGGCCGCGGCAGTGATCGTGCCGGGGGCCGACGGCAAGCCGGACCAGCTGACCATGTACGCGGGCAGCGCGCCGGGCGGGACCGGCACCACGCGACTGCTCACCAACTACATCGGCGGCAACCAGTTGGTGGTCGACCGGCCTTTGTACGGCTTCGCGCCGGGCGACGTGATCGTGGTCGCGCCCGAGAATGGCGAAGGCAAGTGCGCGCTGGCCCAGGTCGCGGCGCTGACGGCCCAGGGCGCCGCGCCGGCGATCTCGATCGGCGACGTGCGCTACCGCTACAACGCCGGCGCCCTGGAGCGCAATTTCGACGGCAGCGCGAGCCGGATCTTCAACCTCGGGCGCGAAGCGAACCTGTCGTTCCACACATGGCTGGTGCAGGACGGCGTGCTGCGCCTGCGCGCCACCAACCTCGGCGCCAACGGCGGCGCCGCGCATGCGGTGGCCGACAACATCGTCTCGCTCAAGGCGCAGTACGGCTTCGACAAGCGCGACGCCGCCGACTTCGATCCGGAACTGGGGATGCAGGTGGGCGAATGGTCGAGCGCCATGATCGACGCCGACCTCGATGGCGTGACCGGCGGGCCAGGCGACTACCAGCGCATCGCCGCCCTGCGCATCGCCGTCGTGGCGCGCGCGAAGACGCCCGAACGCCCCGGCGCGGACGGCGTGTGCACGGCGCAGCCGCAGGCCATCAAGGTGTTCGGCAACGCCCAGCCGCAGGGCGTCGAACCGGTGGAGATCGAACTCGACGTGCGCGTCAAGGACGATCCGGTCGACTGGCGCTGCTACCGCTACCGCACTTTCGAGACCATCGTCCCGCTGCGCAATACCGGCTGGAGGCCCACCGCATGACCCATCTCCCGACAAGCACCCGCAGCCAGGCCGGGGTCGCCTTGCCCGTCATGCTGATCATGATGCTGGTGATGCTGGTGACCAGCATCTACCTGCTGCGCTCCAGCAATTCGGCCACGCTGGCCGCCTCGAACCTGGCCTACGACGCCACCCTGAGCCGGGCGGTCGACTTCGGCCTGCATACGGGCTTCCAGTGGCTGAGCGAAACCGCATCGGCCGACAAGGCCAGCCTCAACCAGGATGACCTCGCGCGTGGCTACCACGCCAGCCTCGATACCACGCTGACGCCGAAGGACAAGGGCTTCTGGGACGACAGCTTTGCGGTCGAAGACGCCGACGGCAACCGGATCCAGTACGTCATCCACCGCATGTGCCGCAACCCGGGAAGCTTCAGCAGCGAAAACCAGGAGTGCGTGCTGACGTCCGCCAACACGGTCAAGATCGGCAACCGGGTCGCGATCGGCGAGAGCCTGGCGTCGGACGCGCCGGCCTACGCCAGTTCGCCCCAGATTCACTACGTGATCACGGCCCGCATCGACGGCGCGCGCGGCGGCAACGTGATCAACCAGATGGCTGTCCTGATCGGCGCCTGACGCCAGCATGAATGGAATGCGCATGAACTTTTCTTTCCTCACCACGCTGGCCGTAGCGCTGGCCATGACCCTGGCGTCGACGCCGGCCTGGGCCGGCCCGACCGGCCTGGCCTCGCTGCCCCTGATGAGCATTACCGGCAGCGGCACGGTCAAGCCGAACCTGATGCTGCTGTACGACGACTCCGGCTCGATGGCCTGGAACCACACGCCGGACTACGTCGACGACAACACCACCTGCCGCGCCGGCACGACGCTCGCGGCGCGCAACCCGCGCGGCTGCGTGATCGGCGATCCGCCCTATGCGGCGCCGCTGTTCAACCGCCAGTACTACGACCCGAAGGTGCGCTACCAGCCGCCGGTCAGGGCCGACCAGACCTCGTATCCGAGCCAGACCTCCAGCGCGACCGACGGCTGGAAGGCCGTGACCACCGACGGCTTCGGCGTCGACAAGCGCAATATGCGCAATGCGAACGAGAACACCACCAATCTGCTGACCGGCTACCCGGACCTGCAATGGTGCAGCAGCGACGGCGACTGCCGCCGCAACGTCGGCGGCTACGCCTATCCGAGCCTGACCTACGACAGCGCCGAGCCGGTCGGCGGCAACCCCTATTACTACACGATCAACGTCGCCGAATACTGCACCGACGCCAGCCTGAAGCGATGCGTGAGCACGGCGGTCAACGCCCCGGCGCCGCAGGGGTATCCGGTGCCGGCCCCGGTCCGCTGGTGCAACAGCACGGCGCTGACCGATTGCCAGGCCAAGTACGTCGGCAACTACAAGTACCCGCGCTACGGCGACCCGAACCGCTCGGCCAACTGGTACTCGACCATCACCATCAACGATTCGGGCGCGGCCAGCGCGGTCTCGATCACGGCGGTGCGCGTGGTCGGGGTGTCCGGCACCCAGACCATCACCCGCGACGCGGCCACCGCCTCGGGCGGCACCAACACCGCGGCCAAGCGCACCGCGCTGGCCACCGCGCTGGCGGCCTCGATCGTCAACAGGGCGGTATCGGATCGTCCCTTCACCGCCTGCGTGCCCAAGGCGAGCGGCGTGGTGCGCGCCTGCGCCGACTTCGGCATCACGCTGGACTCGAGCGACATGCTGGCCGTGATCCCGATCAGCTGCGGCCGCAATGTCACCAACAAGAACAACTGCACCGTGGTGCAAGAGGGCGAGCGCACCGGCGACGAGATCGTCGTCGATTCCGGCACCGCCGCCACGGCGCTGCTGCAAATCGGCGGGCGCGCCGCCAACAGCAGCAGCACCAACGGCCGCAGCCGCCTGGTTGGCCTAAAACTGGGCAATACCACGCTGATCGACTCGCTGCGCTTGGGCCAGAACTACACGGCGGCCCAGGTCGCCTCGCAGATCGCCGGCGAGATCGGCACCCGCGGCACGATCAAGGCCTATGTGGGACCGAACAACGTGACGCCGCAGTGCGCGACGGCCACCAGCGCGATGGTCTGCCTGGTGGCGCCGCTGAGCATGGCTGGCGCCAACCTGAGTTATACCCGGGTCGACAATCCCGCCAGCCTGACCTGGGGAGGCGCGCCGGCCACGAGCGACGGCGTGCCGACCTCGGTATCGGGCTTCGATACCGGTGTGTTCATCCGCACCGACATCGTACCGGCGCGCGACAGCTACCCGAAATCGGCGCAGCGCACCGATTGCCAGGGCGCGGCCTGCACCTACGACGAGGAGATGACCAACTTCGCCAACTGGTATGCCTATTACAAGACGCGCAACCAGATGATGAAGACGGCCGTCGGCCTGGCCTTCCAGCCGCTGGGCGAAGCCTACAAGGTCGGCCTGGTCGGGCTGCAGGACGCGGCCGCGGAGGGCGCCATGAGCCGTCCGAAGCCGTTCACCGGCCAGAACCGGATCGACTGGTACGACGCGCTGTACGCGATGAACAGCGCGGGCGGCACCCCGGTGCGCCTGGCGCTGCATGCGATCGGCAAGATGTTCGCCAACCAGGCGCCGTACAAGCAGGCGGCAGGGGCGGAAACGGTGGAGTATGCCTGCCAGCAGAACTTCACGTTCGTGACCACCGACGGCTACTGGAATGGCAACAGCCCCAAGACGCTGGTCAAGGCGGCGAGCCGCTACTCGCCCGCCGAGTACGAGGAAACCGTCGTCAACAACGACAACACCGTCAACCCGGCGCGCTTCTGCACCCGCGAAACGGGCTGCCTCGACACCCGCGCGCAAACGCTGCCTTCGCTGGCCGACGTCGCGCTGTACTGGTACAACGGCGGCTCGAGCACCGGCACCGTGTCGCTGCGTCCCGAGATCGACGACATGTCGAAGACCGGCCAGGTGCCGGGCACCGGCAACAACCACCTGCATATGCGCACCTATGCCCTGGGCCTCGGGGTGGACGGCATCATGACCTATGAGCCGGACTACGACACCAAGCCGGTGGTCGGCGGCGACTTCTATAACCTGATCAACGGCGTGAGGACCGGCTGCCCGTGGAACAACAACGGCGCCTACGTCTGGCCCGATCCGAATACCGGCACTACCGACCTGTCGACGGCGCTGCAGTCGCGGGTGGACGACCTGTGGCACGCCGCCATCAATGGCGGCGGCAAGTACTTCCCGGCCTCCGATCCGCTGCAGGTGGTCGACAGCCTGAACCGGGTGCTGAACGACATCCAGGTCGCCACCGGCGCGGCCGCCGCGGCCGCGACGTCGACCCCCAACGTGGCCCAGGAAGACCGCGACATCTTCTCGGCCACCTTCACCACGGTGAAGTGGACGGGCAACCTCTCCAAGCGCGTGATCGACATCGTCACCGGCGAGGTCAGCAAGGACGTCGACTGGAAGACGTCGTGGAGCATCGGCCAGAAGGTGGGAGCCGACTCCGACACCCGCAACATCTGGTGGCGCAACCCGGCCACCGGCGCCCGCACCGCCTTCGCCTACGACCAGTTGGGCGCGGACCAGGCCTGGTTCTCGAACAAGTGCTCGGCGCTGCCGCAATGCGCGCGCCTGTCGGCCGACCAGCGCGCCGTCGTCAACGACGGACGGACCATCGTCGGCTGGTTGCGCGGCCAGCAGCAGCATGCCAACAACGTCCTGCTGCGCGCCTACACCACGACCGGGCCGGAGGACACCGGCCCCAACGGCGCGCAGCTGGAGGTCCTGGGCGACGTGGCGTCGTCCAAGCCGGCCTACCTGCGCGAGCCGCGCAAGGCCTACGGCAGCGCCGACTACGCGGCCTTCCGCAGCGAGAACGCTAGCCGCGACCCGGTCGTCTTCATCGCCGCCAACGACGGCATGCTGCACGCCTTCGAAGCCGAGAAGGGCACCGAGCTGTGGGCCTACATGCCGCGCATCACGATGAAGAAGCTGTACCGGCAGGCCAGCGTCAATTACGCCTCGAGCCACCAGTTCAGCACCGATGGCTCGCCCGAGCTGGCCGACGTCAAGATCAACGGCGAATGGCGCTCGGTGCTGGTTGCCGGCCTGAATGCCGGCGGTCGCGGCTACTATGCGCTGGACGTCACCGATCCGGCCGATCCCCGGCCCTTGTGGGAAATCTGCGCCGACAGCACGGTGTGCGGCGGCGTGCACCACCAGCCCGACATGGGTTTCACCTTCGGCAACCCGCAATTCGGCACCATCCGGGTCGGCGGCGAAGAGCGCTGGGTGGTGTTCCTGACCTCGGGCTACAACAACATCCCGGGCGCCGACGACATCCAGTCGGGCAGCGGCAAGGGCTACCTGTTCGTGATCGACGTCGCAACCGGCCAGGCGATCGCCAACCTGGGCGCCGGCGACGTGCTGGACAAGGGCATGCTCACCACCGGCAGCGGCGACGCGACGACGCCGTCCGGCCTGGCGAAGATCACGGCGATCACGGCCAACCCGAACACCGATCCGCTGGTGACCTACGTCTACGGCGGCGACAACCAGGGCCGGATGTGGCGCTTCGACTTCACCGGCGAGCGGGTCGAGCGGCTGCTGATGGCCGATGCCGGCGCCGACCAGCCGATCACCACCCGCCCCGACGTCGCCGTTTGCCAGGTCGGATCGAGCGGGGAGGGCGCGGACGCCTCGCCGACGACGCGCGTGGTGGCCTTCGGCACCGGCCGCATGCTCGACCTGCCGGACATCCAGAACACCGAGGTGCAAAGCGCCTACGTGCTCAAGGACGACGGCGCCGCCTACGACGCCGCTGCCTGGCGCGACGACGAGACCTATGCCGAACGCGCCCTGACCGAGACCCGACCCTACGATGACGCCGCTCCCGACGTGCCGCGCTCGAACCAGTTCACGATCGGCGGGACGATCGCCGACCTTGGCCGCCAGCGCGGCTGGTTCGTCGATTTCGACAAGAATTCCGGCGAGCGGGTCAACCTCGATCCGAAGATCGTGGCCGGGACCCTGACCGTGGTGACCAATCTGCCGCAGTCGTCGACCGCCTGCGCGGTGGGCGGCATCAGCTACGCCTATTTCGTCGACGTGTGCAGCGGCGCCGCGGTCTCGAACGACATCGCCGGCGTGCTGCTGTCGGGCGACGCGGCGGCGGTCGGTACGACCATCGTGCGCCTGCCGTCGGGAGCGCTCAAGCTGATCACCACGACCGCCAAGGGCAATACCATCACCACCGAGGTGGCGCCGGCCAGGACCCAGGACGCGCGCCGCACCGGCTGGCGCCGGGTGCGCGACTAGGGCGGGCGCGGCCAGGCAATGCGCGCAGTGCCGGGCGCGCCGTTTTGTTCACACGGCGCGTCCCGGAAACGGTAAAATCGAGGGTTTTCCGACAAGGGTCGCCCGCGGCCCGACTACAGGGCTCGATTTATGGCCAACGACACCGACATTTCCAGCGACGACCTCGACGTCGCCGTTCCCCGCCAGGCCGGCGCGATCGCGCGCGAAGTCGCGCGCCGCCGCACCTTCGGCATCATTTCCCACCCCGACGCGGGCAAGACCACGCTGACCGAAAAGCTGTTGCTGTTCTCGGGCGCGATCCAGCTCGCCGGTACCGTCAAGGGCCGCAAGAGCGGCCGCCACGCGACCTCGGACTGGATGGACATCGAGAAGCAGCGCGGCATCTCGGTCGCGTCCTCCGTGATGCAGTTCGAGTTCCGCGAGCACGTGATCAACCTGCTCGACACCCCGGGCCACCAGGACTTCTCGGAAGACACCTACCGCGTGCTGACCGCGGTCGACTCGGCCCTGATGGTGATCGACGCCGCCAAGGGCGTCGAGGAACAGACCATCAAGCTGCTCGACGTGTGCCGCATGCGCGACACGCCGATCGTCACCTTCATGAACAAGATGGACCGCGAGACCCGCGATCCGCTGGAACTGCTGGACGAAGTCGAGTCGGTGCTCAAGATCGAGTGCGCGCCGGTGACCTGGCCGATCGGCATGGGCAAGAACTTCCGCGGCGTGTACCACCTGCTGCGCGACGAGATCATGCTGTTCAAGGCCGGCGAAGAGAAGGCCGACGGCGCCTTCGAGATCGTCAAGGGCATCGACAATCCGAAGCTGGCCGCGATGTTCCCGCTCGAGATCGAGCAGCTCAAGATGGAAGTGGAGCTGGTGCACGGCGCCTCGCACG
It includes:
- a CDS encoding Crp/Fnr family transcriptional regulator → MNNTQFGGLTQKSKNQVPAASEAIKSSSKPVVSYSGTQQNELLAALPRTDLEDMFDHLELVPMPFGKELFEYGSKLEYVYFPTTAIVSLLYVMEDGATTEIAVVGHEGAVGVSLFMGERATCSAVVQSAGYGYRLKTQYLRDAFNRGGALPQLLMRYTNALFAQMAQNAVGGRHSSIEQKLCRWLLDRLDRSASNELKVTQELISIMLGVRRESITAAAGKLQDEGLIQYRRGNITVLDRAGLEEYAGECYKVAKSEYDRLLMDVAR
- a CDS encoding response regulator transcription factor; its protein translation is MGLRVLLVEDDAVLADGLLRALQAQDMTVTQVADGLAADRALHEPGIEVAVLDIGLPGIDGFEVVRRLRARGAATPVLLLTARDAVEDRVRGLETGADDYLVKPFATAELVARIRALARRHAPVSTLMTLAGLSLDRATRRARVGGNPIELSVREWGVLEYLLQHAGRVVSKQQIIDAILPWGEDVTQNAVEVYVSRLRLKLDGSGVAIRTIRGFGYLLEAAE
- a CDS encoding sensor histidine kinase, with translation MSSIRLRLLKWLLGPILLVNLVLAALVTGLAWTPAQVAFDGGLLDTANNVAARLAAGAAPQLPPGAPNADRSWFVVRDGQGRHLAGAAGFPALRPGAAPYDAEVDGEPVRVVALAVQTTDGERHLGVARTLRQRLEVRSAIVRSLVVLVSLVTLTLAGVVWLSVSNGLRPLARIRAELAARGPGDLAPIPQASVPYEIAPVVAGFNELLDKVEAGARAQRDFLADMAHQLRTPLAGMQLQLEWLRARHARDPDTVGSLGMMELANERMIRQVNQLLALARAREGRPDGQHAPLDLAQLVQETIQFFVGQAGAKDIDLGFELAPAPVNGDAFQLRDLVDNLVDNALRYTPPGGRVTVGCAREGEAVLFTVEDSGPGIPPARRAAVFERYVRLDDKTTGSGLGLAIVRDIALAHGATVLLDDAEGGGARVTVRFAAGPAR
- a CDS encoding type IV pilin protein, translating into MQQRQSGFTLVELMIVVAIIGILSAIAVPSYNSYVMRARLVEAHGVLASTQNKLEQYWTNYHKYEDFDKEGASLMPDPGMNFDYSLEDATASAYTLVATGKNAAAGFVYTIDQAGHRATTGVPDGWVDSDVCWVDRKEGTCAQ
- a CDS encoding pilus assembly FimT family protein, which encodes MRPVVLPASAVRAKGFTALEALVVVAILGILLAVGIPGMRGWLGGTTATGAAEFYAEGFRLARSQALANNSRSRVVFTENAGSGQLDWQVDVCFPVPDDGCAADSERWSTVDEPAPGPEDGNVETSSVFRSAASLPRTTALTVTPDSEARSAYFTELGWVDGAKPALMRFDLGPGSADAEGVFTPTAVVLTLAGAVVTCRPDLVGVASAGDARRCP
- a CDS encoding type IV pilus modification PilV family protein, with translation MMPRRFSPIRQAQRGVALLEALIAVLLLGIGLVGTLALQVNSQAALSEAAMRAEATIAANELIGVMSTDLDHLDEYALARDAEPGERLETWHAALAGHLPNAAVEISVTPAADTERTAVVIVIKWRRSEAAQQNTHRIVTYMARSA
- a CDS encoding PilW family protein, whose protein sequence is MSRFHPQRMAGFSLVELMVSIVIGLLAVLFATRMMTDGETTKRGALGGSDSMQNGMMAMFSISGDAEQAGYGLNDPILNGCDTLFTDNSGYALASARRDNVDVTPLAAAVIVPGADGKPDQLTMYAGSAPGGTGTTRLLTNYIGGNQLVVDRPLYGFAPGDVIVVAPENGEGKCALAQVAALTAQGAAPAISIGDVRYRYNAGALERNFDGSASRIFNLGREANLSFHTWLVQDGVLRLRATNLGANGGAAHAVADNIVSLKAQYGFDKRDAADFDPELGMQVGEWSSAMIDADLDGVTGGPGDYQRIAALRIAVVARAKTPERPGADGVCTAQPQAIKVFGNAQPQGVEPVEIELDVRVKDDPVDWRCYRYRTFETIVPLRNTGWRPTA
- a CDS encoding pilus assembly PilX family protein, whose amino-acid sequence is MTHLPTSTRSQAGVALPVMLIMMLVMLVTSIYLLRSSNSATLAASNLAYDATLSRAVDFGLHTGFQWLSETASADKASLNQDDLARGYHASLDTTLTPKDKGFWDDSFAVEDADGNRIQYVIHRMCRNPGSFSSENQECVLTSANTVKIGNRVAIGESLASDAPAYASSPQIHYVITARIDGARGGNVINQMAVLIGA
- a CDS encoding pilus assembly protein — translated: MNFSFLTTLAVALAMTLASTPAWAGPTGLASLPLMSITGSGTVKPNLMLLYDDSGSMAWNHTPDYVDDNTTCRAGTTLAARNPRGCVIGDPPYAAPLFNRQYYDPKVRYQPPVRADQTSYPSQTSSATDGWKAVTTDGFGVDKRNMRNANENTTNLLTGYPDLQWCSSDGDCRRNVGGYAYPSLTYDSAEPVGGNPYYYTINVAEYCTDASLKRCVSTAVNAPAPQGYPVPAPVRWCNSTALTDCQAKYVGNYKYPRYGDPNRSANWYSTITINDSGAASAVSITAVRVVGVSGTQTITRDAATASGGTNTAAKRTALATALAASIVNRAVSDRPFTACVPKASGVVRACADFGITLDSSDMLAVIPISCGRNVTNKNNCTVVQEGERTGDEIVVDSGTAATALLQIGGRAANSSSTNGRSRLVGLKLGNTTLIDSLRLGQNYTAAQVASQIAGEIGTRGTIKAYVGPNNVTPQCATATSAMVCLVAPLSMAGANLSYTRVDNPASLTWGGAPATSDGVPTSVSGFDTGVFIRTDIVPARDSYPKSAQRTDCQGAACTYDEEMTNFANWYAYYKTRNQMMKTAVGLAFQPLGEAYKVGLVGLQDAAAEGAMSRPKPFTGQNRIDWYDALYAMNSAGGTPVRLALHAIGKMFANQAPYKQAAGAETVEYACQQNFTFVTTDGYWNGNSPKTLVKAASRYSPAEYEETVVNNDNTVNPARFCTRETGCLDTRAQTLPSLADVALYWYNGGSSTGTVSLRPEIDDMSKTGQVPGTGNNHLHMRTYALGLGVDGIMTYEPDYDTKPVVGGDFYNLINGVRTGCPWNNNGAYVWPDPNTGTTDLSTALQSRVDDLWHAAINGGGKYFPASDPLQVVDSLNRVLNDIQVATGAAAAAATSTPNVAQEDRDIFSATFTTVKWTGNLSKRVIDIVTGEVSKDVDWKTSWSIGQKVGADSDTRNIWWRNPATGARTAFAYDQLGADQAWFSNKCSALPQCARLSADQRAVVNDGRTIVGWLRGQQQHANNVLLRAYTTTGPEDTGPNGAQLEVLGDVASSKPAYLREPRKAYGSADYAAFRSENASRDPVVFIAANDGMLHAFEAEKGTELWAYMPRITMKKLYRQASVNYASSHQFSTDGSPELADVKINGEWRSVLVAGLNAGGRGYYALDVTDPADPRPLWEICADSTVCGGVHHQPDMGFTFGNPQFGTIRVGGEERWVVFLTSGYNNIPGADDIQSGSGKGYLFVIDVATGQAIANLGAGDVLDKGMLTTGSGDATTPSGLAKITAITANPNTDPLVTYVYGGDNQGRMWRFDFTGERVERLLMADAGADQPITTRPDVAVCQVGSSGEGADASPTTRVVAFGTGRMLDLPDIQNTEVQSAYVLKDDGAAYDAAAWRDDETYAERALTETRPYDDAAPDVPRSNQFTIGGTIADLGRQRGWFVDFDKNSGERVNLDPKIVAGTLTVVTNLPQSSTACAVGGISYAYFVDVCSGAAVSNDIAGVLLSGDAAAVGTTIVRLPSGALKLITTTAKGNTITTEVAPARTQDARRTGWRRVRD